A genomic stretch from Canis lupus baileyi chromosome 3, mCanLup2.hap1, whole genome shotgun sequence includes:
- the EFNB3 gene encoding ephrin-B3 isoform X2, translating into MGALRSGPGGVRVGALLLLGALGLVSGLSLEPVYWNSANKRFQAEGGYVLYPQIGDRLDLLCPRARPPGPHSSPNYEFYKLYLVGGAQGRRCEAPPAPNLLLTCDRPDLDLRFTIKFQEYSPNLWGHEFRSHHDYYIIATSDGTREGLESLQGGVCLTRGMKVLLRVGQSPRGGAAPRKPVSEMPMERDRGAAHGLEPGKDNMPGDPTSNATSRGAEGPLPPPSMPAVAGAAGGLALLLLGVAGAGGAMCWRRRRAKPSESRHPGPGSFGRGGSLGLGSGSGMGPREAEPGELGIALRGGGAADPPFCPHYEKVSGDYGHPVYIVQDGPPQSPPNIYYKV; encoded by the exons ATGGGGGCCCTGCGTTCTGGGCCAGGGGGCGTGCGAGTCGGGGCCCTACTGCTGCTCGGCGCCCTGGGGCTGGTGTCTGGGCTCAGCCTGGAGCCTGTCTACTGGAATTCGGCAAATAAGAG GTTCCAGGCGGAGGGTGGCTATGTGCTCTACCCTCAGATCGGGGACCGGCTAGACTTGCTCTGCCCCCGAGCCCGGCCTCCTGGCCCCCACTCCTCTCCTAATTATGAGTTCTACAAGCTGTACCTGGTAGGGGGGGCCCAGGGCCGGCGCTGTGAGGCACCTCCTGCCCCAAACCTGCTTCTCACTTGTGACCGGCCAGACCTGGATTTGCGCTTCACCATCAAGTTCCAGGAGTATAGCCCTAACCTCTGGGGCCATGAGTTCCGCTCGCACCACGATTACTACATAATTG CCACGTCGGATGGGACCCGGGAAGGCCTGGAGAGCTTGCAGGGAGGCGTGTGCCTCACCAGAGGCATGAAGGTGCTTCTCCGAGTGGGACAAA GTCCCCGGGGAGGGGCGGCCCCCAGGAAGCCTGTGTCTGAAATGCCCATGGAGAGAGACCGGGGGGCGGCCCACGGCCTGGAGCCTGGGAAGGACAACATGCCAG GTGACCCCACCAGCAATGCAACCTCCCGGGGTGCTGaaggccccctgccccctcccagcatGCCCGCGGTGGCCGGGGCAGCGGGGGGGCTGGCGCTGCTCTTGCTGGGcgtggcaggggctgggggtgccaTGTGTTGGCGGAGACGGCGGGCCAAGCCTTCGGAGAGTCGCCACCCTGGTCCTGGCTCCTTCGGGAGGGGAGGGTCTCTGGGCCTGGGCAGCGGAAGTGGCATGGGGCCTCGGGAGGCTGAGCCTGGGGAGCTAGGGATAGCTCTGCGGGGCGGTGGGGCTGCAGACCCCCCCTTCTGCCCCCACTATGAGAAGGTGAGCGGTGACTATGGGCATCCTGTGTACATCGTGCAGGATGGGCCCCCTCAGAGCCCTCCCAACATCTACTACAAGGTATGA
- the EFNB3 gene encoding ephrin-B3 isoform X1, with the protein MGALRSGPGGVRVGALLLLGALGLVSGLSLEPVYWNSANKRFQAEGGYVLYPQIGDRLDLLCPRARPPGPHSSPNYEFYKLYLVGGAQGRRCEAPPAPNLLLTCDRPDLDLRFTIKFQEYSPNLWGHEFRSHHDYYIIATSDGTREGLESLQGGVCLTRGMKVLLRVGQSPRGGAAPRKPVSEMPMERDRGAAHGLEPGKDNMPGLFLFPSSPLPRLLLPAPLTLSASYPRPLPRPLPSPWVGWGEVQAFSPQLPLLTSLTNCSPQSAKNAGLAGKALALVLHPSSGHGRQGLLLRPAPGLYLLQPSGVVGS; encoded by the exons ATGGGGGCCCTGCGTTCTGGGCCAGGGGGCGTGCGAGTCGGGGCCCTACTGCTGCTCGGCGCCCTGGGGCTGGTGTCTGGGCTCAGCCTGGAGCCTGTCTACTGGAATTCGGCAAATAAGAG GTTCCAGGCGGAGGGTGGCTATGTGCTCTACCCTCAGATCGGGGACCGGCTAGACTTGCTCTGCCCCCGAGCCCGGCCTCCTGGCCCCCACTCCTCTCCTAATTATGAGTTCTACAAGCTGTACCTGGTAGGGGGGGCCCAGGGCCGGCGCTGTGAGGCACCTCCTGCCCCAAACCTGCTTCTCACTTGTGACCGGCCAGACCTGGATTTGCGCTTCACCATCAAGTTCCAGGAGTATAGCCCTAACCTCTGGGGCCATGAGTTCCGCTCGCACCACGATTACTACATAATTG CCACGTCGGATGGGACCCGGGAAGGCCTGGAGAGCTTGCAGGGAGGCGTGTGCCTCACCAGAGGCATGAAGGTGCTTCTCCGAGTGGGACAAA GTCCCCGGGGAGGGGCGGCCCCCAGGAAGCCTGTGTCTGAAATGCCCATGGAGAGAGACCGGGGGGCGGCCCACGGCCTGGAGCCTGGGAAGGACAACATGCCAG GTCTGTTCCTCTTCCCTAGCAGTCCCCTCCCGAGGCTCCTCTTACCGGCTCCTCTTACCCTCTCGGCTTCTTATCCTAGGCCTCTCCCTAGGCCTCTCCCATCTCCCTgggtgggttggggggaggtGCAAGCATTCTCCCCTCAGCTCCCTCTTCTGACCTCTCTTACCAACTGCTCCCCTCAGTCTGCCAAAAATGCGGGCCTCGCGGGGAAGGCTCTGGCTCTGGTGCTGCACCCCAGCTCTGGGCATGGGCGGCAGGGCCTCCTTCTccgccctgccccaggcctctaCCTACTCCAGCCCTCTGGGGTGGTTGGGTCATGA